In Chitinophaga sp. HK235, a single window of DNA contains:
- a CDS encoding gluconate:H+ symporter, translating to MPLLIVIAAIILLVVLVTWCKINTFLSFLIVSLLMGLALHMKIGDITQSIQTGIGKTLGSLIVVIVFGSMLGKLVAESGAGQRIAGGLMKLLGPRYIQWSLMLTGFIVGIPLFYNIGFVLMVPLIFTVAAQTKLPAVYLGIPMLASLSVTHGYLPPHPSPTALVQQFHANMGLTLLYGILLAIPAIILAGPVFSRYLKQYTREPGKMFVAAAMPEDQQPGMMASLFAAMLPVLLLAVTALLKVWIPADQPLYHWASWLGDPLIVMLLAVLNGMYLLGIRRGMTSKKILGLMDDAVKDVAVIILIIGGSGALTQLLHDSKVSEYIAVTLQNMHMHPLLLAWGIAAIIRVCIGSATVAGLTTAGIVAPLIATSGVNPNLMVLATGAGSLMFSHVNDAGFWMFKEYFNLSVKDTIKTWSVMETIVSVTGLIGSLLLSMVV from the coding sequence ATGCCACTATTGATCGTTATTGCAGCCATTATCCTGCTGGTTGTACTGGTTACCTGGTGTAAGATAAATACCTTCCTTTCTTTCCTGATCGTATCCCTGTTGATGGGACTGGCCCTGCATATGAAAATCGGGGATATTACCCAGTCTATCCAAACCGGTATTGGTAAAACACTGGGCTCTCTCATCGTCGTCATTGTATTTGGTAGTATGCTGGGCAAGCTGGTAGCCGAAAGTGGTGCAGGGCAGCGGATTGCCGGCGGACTCATGAAGCTGCTGGGCCCCCGTTATATCCAGTGGTCGCTGATGCTGACAGGTTTTATTGTAGGCATACCGCTGTTTTATAACATCGGTTTTGTACTGATGGTACCGTTGATCTTTACTGTGGCAGCACAAACGAAGCTGCCTGCTGTTTATCTGGGCATCCCTATGCTGGCCTCTCTGTCTGTCACCCATGGATATCTGCCTCCGCATCCGTCTCCTACTGCGTTGGTACAACAGTTTCATGCCAATATGGGGCTCACCCTTCTCTATGGCATATTGCTGGCAATACCGGCTATTATCCTGGCGGGACCTGTGTTTTCGAGGTACCTGAAACAGTATACACGTGAACCTGGAAAGATGTTTGTGGCAGCAGCCATGCCGGAAGACCAGCAGCCGGGTATGATGGCCAGCCTGTTTGCGGCCATGCTGCCGGTATTATTGCTGGCGGTGACAGCCCTGCTGAAAGTATGGATACCGGCAGATCAGCCGCTGTATCACTGGGCCTCCTGGCTGGGTGATCCGCTGATAGTGATGCTGCTGGCGGTACTCAATGGGATGTACCTGCTGGGAATACGGCGGGGCATGACATCAAAAAAGATATTGGGTCTTATGGATGATGCTGTAAAGGATGTGGCGGTCATTATCCTGATCATTGGCGGCTCCGGCGCGCTGACGCAGCTGTTGCACGACAGTAAGGTAAGTGAATATATTGCTGTCACCCTGCAAAATATGCATATGCATCCGTTGTTGCTGGCATGGGGTATCGCAGCCATTATCAGGGTTTGTATTGGTTCGGCTACGGTGGCGGGCCTCACTACGGCAGGTATTGTAGCACCACTGATCGCTACTTCAGGCGTCAATCCCAACCTGATGGTATTGGCTACCGGCGCAGGCAGCCTGATGTTCTCCCATGTTAATGATGCCGGCTTCTGGATGTTCAAGGAATACTTTAACTTGTCTGTAAAAGATACGATCAAAACATGGTCGGTGATGGAAACAATCGTTTCCGTAACAGGACTCATCGGTAGCCTGCTGCTAAGTATGGTTGTATAA
- a CDS encoding NADH-quinone oxidoreductase subunit N — MNALISTALSGVVLMFVGLFVRNKQHIKFFAIAAIIIAFIANLAQFPSVELGSYTMYGMIEVSRFSVLFNAVALGATLLYFLLSGSEFEKVGEHVADYFALIFFILAGISLASTFSNLLMLFLAIEIMSIPQYVLAGTDRKNLKSNEASLKYFLMGSFSTGILLMGIALIYGAAGSFNITELGLGADSVHPLALCGIILMAFALAFKVSAVPFHFWTPDVYDGSPTVFTSFMATVVKAGGFVAFLRMFHVSFAGGAISEHWTLILSIITAATLILGNFSAVFQQSVKRMLAYSSIAQAGFMLFAVIAINQFAAQGIILYAAAYSIATIGVFAVLMKLKDYTFEGFNGLAKKQPLLALAVTIFLFSLAGIPVTAGFFAKYFVLSAAIQHGHLLWLVIVGVLCAAISVYYYFRVIIAMYFKQGDPEVEPVSGGLKAALILAVALVLVLGLFPNLLIGCL; from the coding sequence ATGAATGCACTAATTTCTACTGCTTTATCGGGCGTTGTTCTGATGTTTGTCGGTTTATTTGTACGCAATAAGCAGCATATTAAATTTTTTGCCATCGCGGCCATCATCATAGCATTTATTGCTAACCTGGCGCAGTTTCCTTCTGTGGAGCTGGGCAGCTATACCATGTATGGTATGATAGAAGTATCCAGGTTCAGTGTGTTGTTTAATGCAGTGGCTTTAGGTGCAACCCTGTTATATTTCCTGTTGTCCGGGAGTGAGTTTGAAAAAGTAGGCGAACATGTGGCAGATTATTTTGCCCTGATATTCTTTATCCTGGCAGGTATTTCCCTGGCCTCCACTTTCAGCAATCTGCTGATGCTGTTCCTGGCGATAGAAATCATGTCTATCCCGCAGTATGTACTGGCGGGTACCGACAGAAAAAACCTGAAGAGCAACGAAGCTTCGCTGAAGTACTTCCTGATGGGTTCTTTCTCTACCGGTATTCTGCTGATGGGTATTGCCCTGATCTATGGTGCTGCCGGTTCCTTTAATATCACCGAGCTGGGCCTGGGTGCCGACAGCGTTCATCCGCTGGCATTGTGCGGTATCATCCTGATGGCCTTTGCACTGGCCTTCAAGGTGTCTGCCGTTCCGTTCCATTTCTGGACACCGGACGTGTATGACGGTTCTCCTACCGTTTTCACCTCCTTTATGGCTACTGTGGTGAAAGCCGGTGGTTTTGTGGCTTTCCTCCGTATGTTCCATGTGAGCTTTGCGGGTGGTGCTATCAGCGAACACTGGACGCTGATCCTGTCCATCATTACTGCTGCTACCCTGATACTCGGTAACTTCAGCGCGGTGTTCCAGCAGAGCGTAAAACGTATGCTGGCATATTCCTCTATCGCACAGGCTGGTTTTATGCTGTTTGCGGTAATTGCCATCAACCAGTTTGCCGCACAGGGTATCATACTGTATGCAGCCGCTTACAGCATTGCTACCATCGGGGTATTTGCCGTGTTGATGAAGCTGAAAGACTACACTTTTGAAGGATTTAACGGCCTGGCCAAAAAGCAGCCGCTGCTGGCACTGGCTGTAACAATATTCCTGTTCTCCCTGGCAGGTATCCCCGTAACTGCGGGTTTCTTCGCGAAATACTTTGTACTGTCTGCAGCTATTCAGCATGGGCATCTCCTGTGGCTGGTGATTGTAGGGGTACTGTGTGCTGCTATCAGCGTATACTACTATTTCCGCGTGATTATCGCCATGTATTTCAAACAGGGTGATCCTGAGGTAGAACCGGTGTCTGGTGGCCTTAAAGCAGCGCTGATACTGGCAGTAGCCCTGGTACTGGTACTGGGACTGTTCCCCAACCTGCTGATAGGTTGCCTGTAA
- a CDS encoding ABC transporter permease produces MRFLDIFSLAYRSVSGNKLRTGLTIAIIAVGITVLVGILTAIDSMKSSIYSSFASMGANSFSLRNRDMQVHIGNDDAKASKGNKNARKVRKSNSNKTISYQEAVQFKERYTFPAIVSINFRASGITTVYKDDKKTNPNVNVIGGDENYLDISNYTIQDGRNFNALDVSSGRNVAILGKDVAEKLFGKKLKNVVNNTIRVGDIRYRVIGVLESKGSSNLMSADNVVITTVNNTRRIFNRPNASYQVGVAVKDIRQMEAAQGEATGLFRVIRKLDLNEEDNFLISKSDSIAEMLFSSLAKVNLFAVVIAFVTLFGSAIGLMNIMLVSVAERTREIGVTKALGATSHTIRRQFLYEAIIISVMGGLIGVFMGMLLGNIVSALLNSSFIIPWLWILIGVSLCAAVGLISGIYPAYKASRLDPIIALRYE; encoded by the coding sequence ATGCGGTTTTTAGATATATTTTCCCTTGCTTATCGTTCCGTGAGTGGCAACAAATTGCGCACGGGCCTTACTATTGCTATTATCGCAGTAGGTATCACTGTACTCGTCGGCATCCTCACTGCCATCGACAGTATGAAAAGCAGTATTTACAGCAGCTTTGCCAGTATGGGGGCCAACAGCTTTTCCCTGCGCAACAGGGATATGCAGGTGCATATTGGAAATGACGATGCCAAAGCTTCCAAAGGAAATAAAAATGCCAGGAAAGTAAGGAAGTCCAACAGTAATAAAACGATTAGCTATCAGGAAGCAGTGCAGTTCAAGGAAAGATATACATTCCCAGCTATCGTCAGTATTAACTTCAGAGCTTCCGGTATTACCACCGTATATAAGGATGATAAAAAGACCAACCCTAACGTAAACGTCATTGGTGGAGATGAAAATTATCTTGATATCTCCAATTATACGATTCAGGATGGCCGCAATTTTAACGCACTGGACGTTTCTTCCGGCCGTAATGTGGCTATTCTGGGTAAAGACGTGGCTGAAAAATTGTTTGGCAAAAAGCTTAAAAACGTAGTTAATAATACCATCCGGGTGGGTGATATCCGTTACCGTGTGATAGGGGTGCTGGAAAGCAAAGGTAGCAGCAATCTGATGAGTGCGGATAATGTGGTGATTACTACCGTCAACAATACACGAAGAATATTTAACCGCCCCAATGCTTCCTATCAGGTAGGCGTGGCAGTGAAAGATATCCGGCAGATGGAAGCCGCACAAGGTGAAGCAACTGGCCTTTTCCGTGTCATCCGTAAACTTGATCTCAACGAAGAAGATAACTTCCTCATCAGTAAAAGCGACAGTATCGCAGAGATGCTGTTTTCCAGCCTTGCCAAAGTAAACCTGTTTGCCGTTGTCATCGCATTTGTGACCCTCTTTGGCTCTGCTATCGGCCTGATGAACATCATGCTGGTATCTGTGGCCGAAAGGACCCGCGAAATAGGTGTTACCAAAGCACTGGGCGCTACCAGTCACACCATCCGTAGACAGTTCCTGTATGAAGCCATCATCATCAGTGTGATGGGTGGATTGATAGGTGTGTTTATGGGTATGTTGCTGGGCAATATTGTATCAGCCCTGCTGAATTCCTCCTTTATCATACCCTGGCTGTGGATACTCATTGGCGTGAGCCTTTGTGCAGCCGTAGGGCTTATCTCCGGTATTTATCCCGCATATAAGGCGTCCCGCCTGGATCCGATTATTGCGTTGCGGTACGAGTAG
- a CDS encoding D-TA family PLP-dependent enzyme, translated as MDWYQLSNTDQIDSPAIVVYKDRIVQNIALLKSMIDDVQRLRPHVKTNKMTEVVQLMQEAGIQRYKCATIAEAEMLGMVKAKDVLLAYQPVGPKVARLLELVQRYPDTIFSCLVDNKDAGEAISAVFAAQQKKLPVYLDLNVGMNRTGIKPDETALALYQYLHTLPGIEPIGLHAYDGHLHDTDMDIRKKRCDEAYAPVPVLQKAIVAAGLPEPVIVAGGSPTFPIHAARPQIECSPGTFIFWDWGYAKNLPEQPFQWAAVVLSRVVSIIDGQLLCLDLGHKSVAAENPQPRVHFLNAPEAQPVSQSEEHLVLKVADTAAYPIGTVFYGIPLHICPTVALYEKAYVAEDHVCSATWRVIARDRQIIL; from the coding sequence ATGGATTGGTATCAACTCAGCAATACAGACCAGATAGATTCACCCGCTATTGTGGTGTATAAAGACAGAATCGTACAGAATATTGCACTGCTCAAAAGCATGATTGATGATGTACAACGGTTACGCCCACACGTAAAGACAAATAAAATGACGGAAGTGGTGCAGCTGATGCAGGAAGCAGGCATACAGCGCTACAAATGCGCTACTATCGCTGAAGCGGAAATGCTGGGCATGGTGAAAGCGAAGGATGTATTACTGGCTTATCAACCGGTAGGGCCTAAAGTAGCACGTTTGCTGGAACTGGTACAACGTTATCCTGATACAATATTTTCCTGCCTTGTGGACAACAAGGATGCAGGAGAGGCAATCAGTGCCGTATTTGCAGCACAGCAAAAGAAGTTACCGGTATACCTCGATCTGAACGTAGGAATGAACCGCACTGGCATCAAACCGGATGAAACGGCATTGGCATTGTATCAATATCTGCATACATTGCCTGGCATTGAACCAATAGGCCTCCATGCCTATGACGGGCATCTGCATGATACGGACATGGATATACGAAAAAAACGTTGTGATGAAGCCTATGCACCGGTACCTGTTTTACAGAAGGCTATAGTGGCTGCTGGCTTGCCAGAGCCGGTTATCGTAGCCGGAGGTTCACCTACTTTTCCGATACATGCAGCAAGGCCACAAATAGAATGCAGTCCCGGTACTTTTATATTCTGGGATTGGGGATATGCCAAAAATCTGCCGGAACAACCTTTCCAGTGGGCCGCTGTAGTCCTCTCAAGGGTTGTCTCTATTATAGATGGACAGCTCTTATGCCTCGATCTGGGACATAAATCCGTTGCGGCAGAAAATCCGCAACCCCGGGTACATTTTCTGAATGCGCCGGAAGCGCAGCCGGTTTCTCAAAGTGAAGAACATCTGGTATTAAAAGTTGCTGATACAGCTGCTTATCCTATCGGGACGGTATTTTACGGCATACCGCTGCACATCTGTCCTACTGTCGCGTTGTATGAAAAGGCATATGTGGCAGAAGATCATGTTTGTTCGGCCACCTGGAGGGTTATTGCCAGGGACCGGCAGATTATACTGTAA
- the nuoL gene encoding NADH-quinone oxidoreductase subunit L, which produces MINLVWLVPFLPLLGFLVNGLGRRFLSKSLVGFIGSGSVLVSFVVSLLIFFEVKAPGFQAQVVHLFNFISVGSLHIPFAFQVDQLSALFLLIITGVGTLIHIYSTSYMHDESNEGFARYFAYLNLFVFSMLILVLGANYVMMFIGWEGVGLCSYLLIGFWFKNTSYNNAAKKAFVMNRIGDLGFLLGIFFMIMQFGTVTFPEVFAKAAPLGMNNPTIAAIAMLLFVGAMGKSAQIPLYTWLPDAMAGPTPVSALIHAATMVTAGIYMIARSNVIYTLAPHIQTIVAIIGLATALFAASIALKQNDIKKVLAYSTVSQLGYMFLALGVGAYSAAVFHVMTHAFFKALLFLGSGSVIHAMGGEQDIRKMGGLKKYMPTTNWTFLVGCLAIAGIPGFSGFFSKDEILAHAYASNPILYGLGLLGALMTAFYMFRLYYITFSGKFRGTHEQEHHLHESPSAITIPLIILAVLSIFGGYVGLPEVFGTKNMLAEYLSPVFAPSAPFVTEHHLPHSMEWMLMGLSSVLVICFILVARQKFAAYEDTGKENTGLAKVLENKWYVDELYDAIIVKPLQELSRFFRDTVEKAGIDKLVNGVGRSVQWGSQQIRLIQNGQVGFYIFAMVIGMILLFVIGFLL; this is translated from the coding sequence ATGATTAATCTAGTTTGGCTGGTACCATTTTTACCATTATTGGGTTTCCTGGTGAATGGGTTGGGACGCAGATTTTTATCCAAGTCTCTGGTAGGATTTATCGGAAGCGGCTCTGTCCTCGTTTCCTTTGTGGTAAGCTTATTGATATTTTTTGAGGTGAAAGCCCCGGGATTTCAGGCACAGGTGGTACACCTGTTTAACTTTATCTCCGTCGGCAGCCTGCACATCCCCTTTGCATTCCAGGTAGATCAACTGAGTGCATTATTTCTGCTGATCATTACCGGTGTGGGTACCCTCATCCACATCTACTCCACTTCTTACATGCATGATGAAAGCAACGAAGGTTTTGCGAGATATTTTGCTTATCTCAACCTCTTCGTGTTTTCCATGTTGATACTGGTACTGGGCGCCAACTATGTGATGATGTTCATCGGATGGGAAGGCGTTGGTTTGTGCTCTTATCTGTTGATTGGTTTCTGGTTTAAAAACACCAGTTATAATAATGCAGCCAAAAAAGCATTCGTGATGAACCGCATTGGCGACCTCGGTTTCCTGCTCGGTATCTTCTTCATGATCATGCAGTTTGGTACTGTTACTTTCCCTGAAGTATTTGCCAAAGCGGCACCACTGGGTATGAACAACCCAACCATTGCAGCCATTGCGATGCTGCTGTTTGTAGGTGCAATGGGTAAATCAGCTCAGATTCCTTTATATACCTGGTTGCCCGACGCGATGGCCGGTCCTACACCGGTATCAGCCCTGATCCACGCGGCTACCATGGTGACTGCCGGTATATACATGATTGCCCGCAGCAACGTGATTTATACGCTGGCACCGCATATCCAGACGATAGTAGCTATCATTGGTCTGGCTACTGCTCTGTTTGCAGCTTCTATCGCGCTGAAACAAAACGACATCAAAAAAGTGCTGGCCTACTCTACAGTAAGCCAGCTGGGTTATATGTTCCTGGCACTGGGCGTAGGCGCGTATTCTGCTGCCGTATTCCACGTAATGACACACGCTTTCTTTAAAGCCCTGTTGTTCCTTGGTTCCGGCTCTGTTATCCACGCTATGGGCGGTGAACAGGATATCCGTAAAATGGGCGGTCTGAAAAAATACATGCCCACCACCAACTGGACTTTCCTGGTAGGTTGCCTGGCGATTGCCGGTATCCCTGGTTTCTCCGGTTTCTTCTCCAAAGACGAAATACTGGCACATGCGTACGCCAGCAATCCGATCCTATACGGACTGGGCCTGCTGGGCGCACTGATGACCGCTTTCTATATGTTCCGCCTGTACTACATCACTTTCTCCGGAAAATTCCGTGGTACACACGAGCAGGAACATCATCTGCATGAAAGTCCGTCTGCCATCACTATCCCCCTGATCATCCTGGCGGTACTCTCCATCTTCGGTGGTTATGTAGGATTACCGGAAGTATTTGGTACTAAAAACATGCTGGCAGAATACCTGTCACCTGTATTTGCGCCTTCTGCACCGTTTGTGACCGAACATCACCTGCCTCATTCCATGGAGTGGATGCTGATGGGACTGAGCAGCGTACTGGTGATCTGCTTTATCCTGGTAGCCCGTCAGAAATTTGCCGCTTATGAAGATACCGGCAAAGAAAACACTGGTCTGGCTAAAGTACTGGAAAACAAATGGTATGTGGATGAGCTGTACGATGCCATCATCGTAAAGCCTTTGCAGGAGCTTTCCCGTTTCTTCCGTGATACGGTTGAAAAAGCAGGTATCGACAAACTGGTAAATGGTGTTGGCCGCAGCGTACAATGGGGCAGCCAACAGATCCGCCTGATACAGAACGGACAGGTAGGTTTCTACATCTTTGCCATGGTAATCGGTATGATCTTATTATTTGTGATCGGATTCTTATTATAA
- a CDS encoding FAD-dependent oxidoreductase, with product MIKHHYKNLIIGFGKGGKTLAAYFASQQEEVAIIEKSPRMYGGTCINIGCIPSKSLITNADAGMPYKTSHEIKENLVTDLRKKNYKKLADTHYATIIDGEASFISPTKVKVHMAQQEIILTADRIFINTGASPSIPDIKGINGKNIYNSTTLMDIRERPAHLTIVGGGFIGLEFADMFLKFGSKVTLLESAAVFLPHEDSDVADAIHGHLIKNGLQLITEATVVQFDTQTNQTIVTYKKDQLEENFPTDAVLIATGRTPETKGLNLEAAGIATDDQGYIKVNDRLQTTAENIWALGDVNGSPQFTYISLDDFRIIKNQLSGGPYNSTDKRRLYPTAVFLSLPYAHIGLNEKTATEKGLHFKTFRIKAAVIPKAAILQQKDGILKAIVDIQTGKILGCTLFCAEAHELINIVQLAMNNALSYKILRDNIYTHPSMAESFNDLFSE from the coding sequence ATGATTAAACATCATTACAAAAACCTGATTATTGGTTTTGGCAAAGGAGGTAAAACACTGGCAGCTTACTTTGCCAGTCAACAGGAAGAAGTGGCTATCATAGAGAAATCGCCCCGCATGTACGGGGGCACCTGTATCAATATTGGTTGTATCCCCAGCAAGTCACTTATTACCAACGCAGACGCAGGCATGCCTTACAAAACTTCTCATGAGATCAAGGAAAACCTGGTGACCGACCTGCGTAAAAAGAACTATAAAAAACTGGCCGACACACACTATGCTACCATCATAGATGGAGAAGCGTCTTTCATCTCCCCTACAAAGGTAAAGGTGCATATGGCACAACAGGAAATCATCCTTACTGCCGACCGCATTTTTATCAACACCGGAGCCAGCCCTTCTATCCCCGACATAAAAGGCATCAACGGAAAAAATATCTATAACAGTACAACGTTAATGGATATACGCGAACGGCCGGCACACCTCACCATCGTAGGTGGCGGATTTATCGGCCTCGAATTCGCTGACATGTTCCTGAAATTCGGCAGCAAAGTAACACTCCTGGAAAGCGCTGCTGTTTTCCTTCCCCATGAAGACTCCGATGTGGCCGACGCCATCCACGGCCATCTTATCAAAAACGGACTGCAGCTAATCACCGAAGCCACCGTAGTGCAGTTCGACACCCAAACAAACCAAACCATCGTCACTTACAAAAAGGATCAGCTGGAAGAAAATTTCCCCACAGATGCAGTGCTGATCGCAACCGGACGAACACCCGAAACCAAAGGGCTTAACCTCGAAGCCGCAGGAATAGCCACCGACGATCAAGGATATATCAAAGTAAATGACAGATTACAAACAACAGCAGAAAATATATGGGCTCTAGGAGATGTAAACGGAAGCCCGCAATTCACCTATATTTCACTGGATGATTTCAGGATCATCAAAAATCAGCTTTCCGGAGGCCCCTATAATTCTACTGATAAAAGGCGGCTCTATCCCACAGCCGTTTTCCTCAGTCTCCCCTATGCTCACATAGGATTGAATGAGAAGACTGCCACTGAAAAAGGGCTGCATTTCAAAACCTTCCGGATAAAAGCGGCCGTCATACCCAAAGCAGCCATACTTCAACAGAAAGACGGTATCCTAAAAGCGATCGTTGACATCCAAACAGGAAAAATACTTGGCTGTACGCTTTTCTGTGCCGAAGCCCATGAACTGATCAACATCGTACAACTGGCCATGAACAATGCTTTAAGCTATAAGATACTGCGGGACAATATTTATACACATCCATCAATGGCAGAGAGTTTCAATGATCTTTTCTCCGAATAA
- a CDS encoding NuoM family protein: MLTVLLILIPFIAGLIAFGLKGSGPKVLGMIASLASVAIAIGAGCTFHASPDKLSFVASWIPQLGSQFRVGLDGMGVMLCLLTAIAFLLVFITIYNRDIERPNGFYGLMLLSQAGLIGVFTAFDALQFYIFWELALIPVYFLCSMWGGEKRIPVTFKFFVYTFLGSLLMLVGIIYLYFQTPDHSFSWTSFTSLQLSMGDQKWLFWLFFVAFAIKMPVFPFHTWQPDTYDQSPTPVTMILSGVMVKMGLFGLLRWLMPVVPQGAAMWTDVAIVLSIIGIIYASCIAMVQSDLKRLIAYSSIAHIGLMSAAIFAHNEQSTQGVLLQMFNHGINIIGLWIIVDVIQNRLGVKNMDQLGGMARKAPRMAIFLVIISLANIGLPLTNGFIGEFLMFSGLFQYNHWFMAFAGLGIILAAVYTLNMIQKVIFGEGNTLTDSTTDLQPGETLALSLIVIMIFVLGVYPQPMLDLVSKVF; encoded by the coding sequence ATGTTGACAGTTTTATTAATATTGATTCCTTTCATAGCAGGCCTTATTGCATTTGGCCTGAAAGGGTCCGGACCGAAGGTGCTGGGCATGATTGCATCCCTGGCGTCGGTGGCAATAGCAATAGGAGCTGGGTGCACTTTTCATGCCTCACCCGACAAACTTTCTTTTGTTGCCAGCTGGATTCCCCAATTGGGAAGTCAGTTCAGGGTAGGATTGGATGGTATGGGCGTGATGCTGTGTTTATTGACAGCTATCGCTTTTCTCCTTGTTTTCATCACCATTTACAACCGCGATATCGAAAGGCCTAACGGCTTTTACGGATTGATGTTGTTATCGCAGGCTGGTCTGATAGGCGTTTTCACCGCTTTCGACGCGCTGCAGTTTTATATTTTCTGGGAACTGGCACTGATACCGGTATATTTCCTCTGCTCTATGTGGGGCGGCGAAAAACGTATACCTGTTACCTTTAAATTCTTCGTGTATACTTTCCTGGGTTCACTGCTGATGCTGGTAGGTATTATCTACCTGTATTTCCAGACCCCGGACCACTCTTTCAGCTGGACTTCCTTTACCAGTCTGCAGCTGAGCATGGGTGATCAGAAATGGCTGTTCTGGCTGTTCTTTGTGGCATTCGCCATCAAGATGCCGGTATTTCCTTTCCACACCTGGCAGCCCGACACTTACGATCAGTCGCCTACTCCGGTGACCATGATCCTGTCTGGTGTAATGGTGAAAATGGGTCTTTTCGGCCTGCTGCGCTGGCTGATGCCGGTAGTACCGCAAGGTGCAGCCATGTGGACTGACGTAGCTATCGTACTGTCTATCATCGGCATTATCTACGCTTCCTGCATCGCTATGGTACAGAGCGACCTGAAACGACTGATCGCTTATTCCTCCATCGCGCACATCGGCCTGATGAGCGCCGCTATTTTTGCACACAACGAACAAAGCACACAGGGTGTATTACTGCAGATGTTTAACCACGGTATCAACATTATCGGACTGTGGATCATCGTAGACGTAATCCAGAACCGCCTGGGGGTAAAAAATATGGACCAGCTGGGTGGCATGGCCCGCAAGGCGCCACGTATGGCCATCTTCCTCGTGATCATCAGCCTGGCCAACATCGGCTTACCGCTGACCAACGGGTTTATCGGTGAATTCCTGATGTTCAGCGGCCTGTTCCAGTACAACCACTGGTTCATGGCTTTTGCCGGACTGGGTATCATCCTGGCAGCAGTTTATACGTTGAATATGATCCAGAAAGTGATTTTCGGCGAAGGAAATACATTGACAGACAGCACTACAGACTTACAGCCCGGTGAAACCCTGGCATTGAGCCTGATAGTGATCATGATCTTTGTGCTGGGTGTTTATCCTCAGCCTATGCTGGATCTGGTAAGCAAGGTATTTTAA
- a CDS encoding DUF302 domain-containing protein, producing the protein MKTILMLLTMIFSHAPADDSQHGRYISLYSFEQTVDRLKTALKEKNINVFCIIDHAGEATQAGLDLRPTRLFIIGNPKVGTALMQENQETGIDLPLKVLVYSDKEGHTIVLYKKLLPIADARQLKNTHKVAATIDSSMNVLIKHVSQERP; encoded by the coding sequence ATGAAAACAATTTTAATGCTACTGACTATGATCTTTAGTCATGCCCCTGCTGATGATAGCCAGCATGGGCGGTATATCAGCCTATACTCTTTTGAACAAACAGTTGACAGACTGAAAACTGCTTTAAAAGAAAAAAATATAAACGTATTCTGCATCATTGATCATGCAGGAGAAGCAACGCAGGCAGGGCTTGATCTAAGACCCACACGATTATTCATCATCGGCAACCCCAAAGTAGGTACCGCATTGATGCAGGAAAATCAGGAAACCGGTATCGACCTACCGTTGAAAGTGCTGGTATACAGCGATAAAGAAGGACACACCATTGTGCTCTATAAAAAACTGCTGCCGATCGCGGATGCCCGTCAACTGAAGAATACCCATAAAGTGGCGGCCACCATAGATTCCAGCATGAATGTATTAATCAAACATGTTTCACAGGAACGCCCATAA